Part of the Paenibacillus sp. YPG26 genome, TTGTATTTGATCCAGCGGTTGCTTCGGGCTTTCTGGTACCACTCTTCCGCATGAATAAGATCCTTCTTCATGTAAGCACGCTCTGCTTCGGTGATCCAGGTTATTTTCTGCTGGATGTAATAGGCTTTCACGGCAATAAGAGCAAGTAGTGCCGCGCAGAGCAGGATGAACAGATTACGCAGGGTTAATTTATTTTTGATCGTCATTAGATATAGTCTCATAGATGCTGCCCACTTGATTGAGTAGTCGGGTGGAAGTCTGGGTCCCACTGATACTTCGCGTTATAAATCTCGGCCACCTCTGTGGCGAGATTGCTGAACTGAAGGTGAGGGTCACCTGTAACGATCCGGAATAAGCGCAGGAACCGGTCTTTCGGCAAATAACGGGCGTATCTGCGGATGAACTCCGGATAGAGCGTGACATATCTCTTCATCCTGACGATGGCGCCTACCGTTGCCGTAAGAATATCCCTTCCGTTCGCCATACTGAGGAACTCCGGCTCGTGATCGAGGACATACAGCAGCGTCCGCTCTTTGATAAGCTCGGGCTTAATCCTCGCAATCTCGCCGATATACTCAGCCAGCCCCTCATCGAAGTCGAAGAGCAGTAGAGATTCCAGCTGCAAATCCATGTCTCTGCGGAGAACAAAGGAACGAAGCAGCGAAATCTGCTGCAGCCGGTTGCGGTCACTGTTCACAAGGGTGCCGATTTCGCGCAGCATCTCGTAGGTCAGGCGCTCATCCTGCTGCCGAATGCCGATTGCGGCTTCGATGTTCAGACGCAGGCCGTCAATCAGCCGCTGCTGCTCCTGTCCGAACCACTTGTGCAGCCGCCGCGGCGCTTCGCTGAGCGTCATCCGCCTCTGCACGAGCCAGAGCAGCAGGGTTAGTGTGATTCCAGATCCAAGACAGATCGCAATCTCTTCAAAGGTCGTGCTGAATAGGACCCCGGTCAGCGTCAGAAATAGCGCGGCTAAGCGCTCGGTCTGCATAGAGCGTTTGACCAGCCGAAGAGCCATGGTGTCCACCGGCATGAAGGACGAACGCCCGCAGCTGAGGCAATCCTTTTCCCATAGGACCGTGAAATTGTGGCAGTTCCTGCACACCCGGAGCCGCTGATAGGCATAACGAGTGCGCCTTAAGGGACTTATCTGTACAGGGAGCTTCTTCATGATTGTTCCCGCCTGTCATTGATGATGGACAGCACCTGCCGGTCAATTTCCTCCTGGGGAAAAGGACGCCTGCGGTGAGAATAATAGAGAATCGTGCGAATAAGTACAAAAAGAAACAAAATTCCAATACATCCGTATGCAATCATAATAAGATCCTTTCTATCCTGGATGTGAGCTGTTTCTCGTCATTATAAAAGGGTTGGAGCACTACTTCAAATAATCATCTTCCTAAGCTCTGGCCGCGCAACCATGACAATCTGGTTTGAACTTTGAGGTGGTAAATTATATCATAATGTCATAGACTTGGCAGAATTAGTAAGAGATATGTCGTATTATAGTAGGTTTTTACTGATTTAACGCTATCTTAATATCTTCTTAATAAAAACTTAAGACCTGTTCCATAGAGTAGTATTATTCCGATTTCAAGTGAAGGAGTACCCTTATGCTTCCAAGACAAAAATTAATGCTAACGCTGCTGCTCGCGCTCTCCCTGCTGCTTCCTCTGACAGGCCAAGTTCAGGTGGTTGAAGCCGCTCAGCAGTCTTCACACATCGATGCCGTGCTGGTCGTGGATGACAGCAACTCGATGAATAAGAGTGACCGGAACAAGATCAGTAATGAAGCGATGAAGATGTTCATCGATATGCTCTCTGCCAAGGGGGATAAGGTAGGGGTTGTGGCTTATACGGACCGCATCCAGCGGGAAAAGGCCCTGCTCGAAATTCAATCCCCTTCGGATAAAGAGGACTTGAAGCAATTCATAGATGGGCTTGACCGGGGCTCCTATACGGACATCGCCGTGGGTGTCAAGGAAGCAGTCAAGGTGCTGAAGAATGGCGCTGATCCATCCCATGAGCCTATGATCGTTGTGCTGGCTGACGGGAATAACGACTTCAACAAGGCGTCGGGAAGAACCCAGCAGCAGTCCGATCAGGAGCTGAATCAGGCGCTGGCCGAGGCGAAGCAGGACGGTGTTCCAGTCTATACCATCGGCCTTAACGCGGATGGCAAGCTGAACAAGGCCGCTCTGGGCGCGATTGCCCAGAAGACGGGCGGGAAGGCTTTTGTTACCGATACAGCAGATGACCTGCCGCAGATTCTGAGCGAAATCTTCGCCAGCCACCTGAAGCTGAAGATCGTGCCGGTCCAGTCGATTACGGCGAATGGAAGCTATCAGGATGTAACGGTCAATGTGCCGAACGCGAGCGTGCTTGAAGCCAACATTTCGATGATGTCCTCGAAGCCTGTCGAAGTGAAGCTGTATGACCCATCGGGGAAGGAAGTCGCTATTCCCTCGGGTGATGTGCTGATGTCGAAGTCGAGGACCTACTCCCTGATCAAGCTGCTGAAGCCAGCCCAAGGGGATTGGAAGCTGAAGGTCAAAGGCATAGCCAAGGACAAGATCGATATCAACCTGGTGTTCAACTATGATATGGAGCTGGCCATGGATCAAATCCCTGCCAAAACCTACAGCAAGGGCGATAAGATCGATATTAACTCGTACCTGATCAGCAACGGGAACAAGATTCAGAATACAAACCTGTATCAGGATATGAACGCTGTGCTGGTTGTGAAGGATCTGGATACAGGCAAGACCACGGAGACGAAGCTGGGGAACACCGGCAATCATTTCAGCGGAACTTACGAAATTCCGGACCGGCATGCTTATGAGATCAAGGTAAGAGCAGAAGAGAAGAGCTTCTACCGCGAGACGCCTCCTGTGAAGATCAGCGCCAAGCCAGGCGGGACGGGGGCAGCCGCCAATCCAGGTGCCGGGGCAAGCGCGAGTGACTCAGACAAGAAGCCTTTTCCGACTCTAGCTGTTATTCTCGGTGTCCTTGGTCTGGCAGTCGTCCTGGCTGCGCTCTACTTCCTGCTCCGGATGTGGAAGAAAGCGAATCAAGGCTTTGTCGGCCAAGTGGTTATCGAGATCCGTGACGAGAACACGGGAGAGAAGACGTATCCGCAGTATAAGAAGCTTACCGCCTTCAAAGGCAAGTTCAACCTCCACCAGCTGCTGCAGCTGGCTCCCGAGCTCCGGGAGACGGAGAAGATCATCTTCACTCCGGGCGCGAACGACCGGATTGTGCTGAAGAACACCAGCCCGAATACCATCGAGAAATCGGGCCGTGCGATCGACGCCACCAAAGGTCTCGAGCTCAAAGGCGGCGACCGCCTGACCATCCCGCTGATCGGGGTGGATAAGACGATCTTCATTGAGTACTTAGTGTGAAATTAGATCTGTTGAAGGGGCTGCGTTCGGCAGTAGTCGCTGCGAGTCCGGATCGTTCTTCCGATCGCTGTTGTCTTCTGATTTCCTGATTGTATGTGAAATTAGATCTGTTGAAGAGTCTGCGTTCGGCAGTAGTCGCTGCGAGTCCGGATCATTCTTCCGATCGCTGTTGTCTTCTGATTCCTTGATTGTATGCTGATGGATGAAATCAGAAGACAAAGGCGAGCGCTGCGCTTCTATAGAACGATTCCGGCCTCTCCGCTGGTGGCGAGGAGGCAGCTCCTTCAAAGGCCGAATTTAACATATTTGTTGTTGGGCAGGGGGCGGTGCTGTAGGGAACGAATCCTACAGCACGCAGTTGAAGGGCTTGGACTGGAGCGTGCTGCGAGGTGGCAGCTCCTTCAAAGGCCAAATTTAACATATTTGTTGTGGGTAAGGGTGGTGCTGTAGGGAGCGAATCCTACAGCACGTAGTTGAAGGGCTTGGACTGGAGCGCGCTGCGAGTCCGGATCGTTCTTCCGATCTCTGTTGTCTTCTGATTCCCTGATTGTATGCTGATGGATGAAATCAGAAGACAAAGGCGAGCGCTGCGCTTCTATAGAACGATTCCGGCCTCTCCGCTGGTGGCGAGGAGGCAGCTCCTTCAAAGGCCGAATTTAACATATTTGTTGTTGGGCAGGGGGCGGTGCTGTAGGGAACGAGTCCTACAGCACGCCAATAGAAAGGCGAAGGGTGACCATTCGCAAAAAGACTTCGATGGTCGATGGTGGCACTAAGCTACAGCCAGTCCTTACTTCCGGCCCCATAGTGCAACTACGGTCTGTGATTAAGGTTCTGCGAGGAATGCAAGAGGCTTCTATAACTTCTGAGTCTCTGTGAGGATCGATAGGAGAAGGTAGACGATCAGCTCCCTTTCAGATTCGTTTGGTAGTCTTAGGGATAACCAAGTCCAATATGTGAAAGGAGAGTTATCAGTAACGCTCTTGTAACTCGATTTATATAAGTCTGTCGCTATATGAATTGAAATATAGAAAGCTCTGTAATTGTATTGCTCTTCTTAGAGGAAGAGGTAAATTAAGTGGGCAGGGAAAGGGAACAACGTTAAAATCAGGCCATAAGTAATTAAGTAAATTGCATCAGTATGAACATAAATTGCACAAGCCCAGCGGAGAGGATGGAATCGTTCTGAAGAAGCGAAGCGGTCGCCTTTGTCAGCGGATTTCCACAATAAGTGGACAATCAAGAAATCTGCTGACAACAGCGATCGTAGGAATGATCCATCCGCGGAGCGGTCTTACGGCACGAAGTGGTTAGTCAAATCAGGAAATCGGGAGACAACAGCGATCGTAGGAATGATCCATCCGCGGAGCGGTCTTACGGCATGAAGTGGTTAGTCAAATCAGAATGATCCATCCACGCAGTGGCCTTAACCGCACGAAGAAAGATTTTTACCAAGTTAGATGCTGGAAACGCACTATTCTATATCGCAACTTAACGAACTCAAATTCGGAGCAAGCAGGAAGAACAGAGGTGCCTGCTCCGACCACTTTAGGGGGTCAACATATGAAACCGGTAGTAAGAGAACATATTCAGCAGCTCGACGTATCCCTGGGCGGGGGGATCGTCAGTGAGAAGATTCGCGTCGATACCATCGACAATCCGATCCTCATCATCGGCCTTGGCGGAACGGGGATTGATGCCCTGCTGCGGCTGAAATATCAGATTAACCGCAGATTCAAGCTGCCGGAGGACCCGATCTCGAAGAAGAGACAGGAGAAGCCGAACAATGTCGAGTTCCTTGCTTTTGAGACGAACGAGCAAGACCGCGGCAAGCGTTACAAAGGCATCGGCCTCGATCCGATTAACGAGTTCGTCCTGCTGTCCAATGCGGAGATCGGTGGGCTGCTGCAGAATCGCAGCATTCTTGAGCCTTACATTACAGACTGGCTGTCGCCTGAACTGAGCATCACCGACGGCATGAACGGTGCCGCAGGGGTGCGCCAGGCTGGGAGACTGCTGCTTTTTACGAAGATTAATCAGGTGGTTCAGGCCATTGATAAGAAGATCAAAACGCTGTCCGTCGGCACCAATAAGAAGCTGATGGTATTCCTGCTCACGGGATTGTCCGGGGGTACAGGCAGCGGAACATTCCTGGACATTGCCTACATCGTCCGCGGAATTATCGAGAGGGACCATGGATCGGCGGGGATTGACCGCGTCAATACGCTCGGTTACTTGTTCACGCCGGATATTAATCTAGCGAGCAAGTCCTTAAGTGAGCATACACGTGAATATATTAAAAAGAACGGTTATGCCGCGCTCAAAGAACTCGACTACTGGATGAACGTGGACAGCCGGGGCGAGCGGTTCCGTCAGCAGTACGGGAATATTCTGAACGTGAATTCCCCGCTGCCGCCGTTCAATCTGTGCCATCTGATCTCGGCCACGAATACGGAAGGCAAGCTGCTGGAGAACGCCTATGACTACTGCATGAACGTAACGGCTGAGAATATTACGAACTTTATGGCCAGTGAGGAGAAGCAGTCCGGCGAGGAATTCGCCATCCATGACTACATCAGCAACATCCGTACAAATATTGCGCAGATGAACAAGCTGTATCCGGCCAACTATGAATACAACATCATCGGGGCTTCTTCCGCAGTCCTGCCGATTGAGGAGATGACCACTTATCTGGCTTTCCGCCTGTTCGGCAAGATGGAGAAAATGTTCGAGAAGGCACCAACGCAGGACGATGTGGAGAAGTTCGCGCGCAAGCTTGGCATCGACCTGGATACGATGGTCAAGACGTTCGAGTCCCGCGTACCTGAGCCGCTTCCGGGCTACCAGAACAGTGAGCGCCTGAGCTACAACAACGTGGTCAAGCAGCAGGTCGTCAATATGGATACCGAACTGGAGCAGAACTTTCTGGCCCGGGCCCGCGAGGAATACATTAAGGCGAAGAAGCAGCTGCCGGGCGAGATTGTTGGCCAATTCACCGATCAGATCCGCCGGCTGTTCCTGCATCCGGAGCAAGGTCCGTTCTATGTCTCCCGTCTGATCTATACGGAGAAGGGCTTCAGCCTGCTCAAAATGCTGCTGTCCTACATCGAGACGCTCCGTGAGAACCTGACGCGGATTCCGCGCGATATTGAAGCGGCCAGAGACCAGTCGGACGAGAAGCTTGGCGATGCCAAGAGCGCCTTCGTGTCCAAGGACAAGAAGAAGAACGCCTATATTGAAGCGAAGATCAATGAATACTGGCTGCATGCCGATGTGGAACGCACGGAGCAGATGATTGAATTTTACGAGGACCTGTACGATCTGCTGAACAAGGAGAACACCCGGATTTACAATGTGTTCACGGAGATTCTGAACGCGCTGAATTCGATTTTTGCCAAGAATGGAGACATCCTTCTGAACGGGGAAGAGCAGGAGGACCACAAAGGGAATAAGACGTACTACTGGAATATCGTCAGTGTGCCGGACATCTCGCAGGTGGTGGGCAGCCTCATGGAATCGAAGGATGTGGATGATCTGATTCGCGACTTCTCGCAGGAGCTGCTGGATCATTCCAATCAGTGGATCAAGGAGCAGGAAATTGACATTGTTAGCTCGATCTCCGAGTTCCTGACCGACAAATTCGGGGACCTGATTACGAAGTCGATGGAAGATTTCCTGCTGATGAAATACGGTCAGGATGAATCGATTGAGAAGTTCGTGGAGCGCAATATCGCCAGCAAGCTGGATGATGAGGCCGTTCCCGTCTTCCATTTGAGCAACAGCGCCGGCAATCTGTATTTCCCATCCTGGGGCTTCGTCTCCGTTCCCGTTCAGGCGCCGAGCATCCTCAAGGGGATCAAGAATTATCAGAACAACGCGGTGGGCAAGTCCCATTTCACGGTAAAAGAAAGCGAAGTCAAAAACCGCATCTTCTGGCTGAATACGAAGAACGGAGTGCCGCTCTTCGTCTATACGCCGCTGAAGGTATATGAAGAGAGCTATGAACGTACGATCCTGGACAAGGAAGGCATCGGCCGTCACCTTGTGCAGACTGACAAGAAGAACTGGACCTACCTGCCCTCTCCGATTCCGGAGAAGTCTTGGGGCGATGTGTATGCCAATCCGCGGGTTCAGGCCTACAATGCACGGGTACGCAGTGAGTTCGATCAGGCGCTTGAGCTGAAAGTCATTGCGGAGAAAGGGATTGACCAGAACACCAGCAACCGGTATGAGGTTGTTCTAACCAAACCGTTCAACTTGTCTGATGTACTGCGCGCCTATGATATGCAGGTCTCTTCCAACAAGCCGAATCTGGGTGAGGTGAAGCGGGCGCTGGGCGAGCTGAAGCGGCTGCTGTCCCAGGGGATGGAGCGCGAGGGCAGCAGGGATATTTTTGGCAGCATTAATGAGGACATGGCCAAGGAGAACCTGATCCGTTCACCAGAGCTGATCACCCGTGTCCGCGAGGAGCTTACGAAGTACAAGTCGATTCAGGAGCAGGCAGCTGCTCTGGAAGCCTTGCTCGGACAGCATCAGGATGAAGAAAAGTGGTTGGATCAATTCATTGAAGCCTTGTACACTAGCACGATTACCAAGAAGGGTGCCTTGTACGTGTATGACCGCGACGAGGAGGAAGAAGCCTGGGAGCCATTCGCTAATCTGATGAAAAGCCGGAATTTTGCCGAGTTCGAGGTGTATGGCAGCTTCCGAGCCCTGGATGAGAAAAGCCGCAGTACTCTGCTGCGCAAGGCGTCCCGCAGAGACGCGGAGCTGACGGCTTCCGAAGACATTGCTCCGCTTCTCTCCAAGCTGGATGAGCTGTATGAGGCGTTCCTGGATGCAAGAGACCGGCTTGAATATGAGCGGGTGGAGCTTGCGAACGGAGAGGAAGCTTATCAGTTCTACAAGCAGATGACCACCAAGCTCAGCGATATTCGCAGAAGGTTGAAATAGCCTATGAGACAATTACTAGAACAGTATGCGGCAGATTACGCGGCGGCTGAGGAAGGTCTGACCGGCAAGCAGGATGACCAGAGCAGCATTCATTATCCCGCGGTCTATCTGTTCATTGGCGATAAGGTGGCGGATGCCATTGAACCGATCATTCGCATTCACGACAAGAAATGGGATAACAGTGCGGGAGTCATGTATTTCCATCTGACTTCACAGGAGGGAGCGGCGGCAGGGGTTACGGCCGCCTTTTCCCCTTCTTATGGAGAAGGGAGGGCGCCAGGCGGAGAACGAAATGGCGAAGGGGATGGGATAAGAGAACGTGATGGAGTAAGAGGACTAGATGGAGTAAGAGAACTAGGTGGATTAAGAGGAGTAGATGGAGCAAGGGGAGTAGACGGAATAAGAGGACTAGATGAAGTAAGAGGACTAGATGGAATAAGAGAACTAGAGGGAGTTAGAGTACGAGAAGGAGAACGAGATGGAGAAGGAGGACGGAAGTGGGAGCGGGAGCATCCCCGGGTTGTGCGGTACCGCATACCACGAATCAAGCCTGGGGAGCCAGGCGAGGGCATGAAGACCCTCCGGCCGGACACTTATCGTGCCTTCTATCAGGAGCCGGGCTCCGTACTGGAGCTGAACAGGGCGCTGCGCCGGGTCAGTCAGCGGATTGCCGACTATGGCCGTTTGTACTCTTCATTTGATCGTATTCACCTGTCTGTCATTACGCAGGCGGGAGATCCCTTGAACGTATTTGTACCGGAAGTTACGGTGCTCGCGAATACGATCTTCGGCCAGTCTTTCAAGTCGGTCCAGACCGACTTGTTCACCCTCATCAGTGAACGGGAGGATGCGGAGGCATTTGGATACAGCGGGGCGGCGGGGATTGCTTTTCTGCGGGAGCTGGACATGATGCAGCAGTCTGACTATACCTTCACTGCGCCGCTGCTTATGACAGAGGATGGCCTCTCCATACCGGTTACACATCCGGCATCTCCGCTGTTTGATCTGGTCTACGTGCTGTCAGACAAGAATGAGCGCGGAATCAGCTCGCCTGGCGGGCTGCGGGATAATGACGAGATGATCTCCCAGATCAGCCTGCTGAAGAACCGCCAGAAGAAAGACCCGCTGTATGACTCGGTCTCGGGTGCAGCCTACAATAATATGAGCTTCAAAAATAACATCATGACCGAATCCGGCCGCCAAGGTTATGTCTCCGCCGGCTTCTCCAAGGTGAAACGTCCGAATGAGTCCATTGCCCTGACCGTGCTCTACCACTTCTATCGCCAGCTCATCCAGCGGATGAACGGCCCGCTGGAATGGAAGAACAGCGACAAGCTGAGCTTCTTCGGTCTGGACCCGGATTCACTCGCTGAACAGGCGCGGAGGATCGTCCCGGACGAGACGCGGCTGGCCGATATGAATGGCATGATGACCCATGGGGTCAGCTATTCTTCGCTGAAGCCGATGACGCTGCGGGAAGCGGAGACGGCGCTGTTCGGGGATGGCGGCGAGCTGTACTTCCAGGGCAACTATGTCCGTGAAGCGGATAGAGCGCTCGCCGCGCTCCGGCTGGAAGAGGAGCTGGAACACGCGCTCAGCCGGAACCGGGCTCTTCACCCGCAGGTGGGTCTGTTCCACCTGGCGGAGTGGACCGATGAAGCAGGCGGCTCAGGCAGCCTGCGCGAGGCTTACCGCTTACGGATCCGTGAGCTGGCGGGGCAGGTGGAGTCCGCGAAGACGGAGCTGGTCCAGACCTATCAGGGTCTGGTGCAGGATCAGCCTTTTCAGCGGCTGCCGATGATGGATAAGAGCAATGTGCGCAGCTTTATCCGGTATTTTATCGATCATGTCTATGCGCTTAGACTGTATATTCTCCGGCTTGAAATGGAGCTTAAGCTGGCCCGGCAATACGAAGCCGTACTGGATCTTCTTCATGTACGCTTCAGGAAGATGACACAGCAGCTTGAAGCGCTTGAAGATACACTGCGCAGCAGTGCACTTCAGAGCATACGGCTGGCTGACGACTACATTGGTCAGAACATCATGGAGTATTATGAACGGGTGACGGCAGAAGTCCTGGCTGAGCTGGAAGCGCGCCGTGGAGCGGACATTTTATTCCAGGATCGTTATATGGGCAGTCCCGCCGAGATGCTGAGTGGGGGTATTCAGGGCTTGACGGAGCGGATGATCGCGGTATGCCGCAGAGATATTCTCATGAGTGAGCCATTCTCGCAGACCTTCGAGGAGGAGCTGCTGCGGCGGGCTAATGTGACGATTGAGTACAACAATAAGCAGGTGCTATCCAAGGATGAGCTGTTCAAGAAGCTGTATCGTACCCTAGAAGAGCATGCCGTGATTCATGTGCGGCTGTTCGATTATACGCATGAGCACCGTTATGAGGAGAAGTATTTTTTCGGCGATGCGGGCAGTGAATTCATGCGGTACGCACTTGGCGCGGATGAGAGCTCCCGAATCTACAAGCTCGGCATGGTGCATGAGAACCGGAGCAGCGGAGTTGAGAAGCTAAGCCTGATGGGCGGCTTTCACCTGGAGGACCTGATGTTCTACAGGAACGGGAAAGTCTACTATGAGACCTATATCCAGAACGGGTATGAGTTCCATGCCACCAGTCCAGAGCGGCTGCCGGAGCTGCGGTGAAGTTGATTATCCAGGGATGAAAAAACAGCGGGACACAGCGCTGGTTATTCATCCAGGGATGAAAAACAGCGGGATATACGCTTGTTATTCATCCAGGGATGGATACGCATCGGGAGACAACGTTGATTATTCATCTAGGATGAACAATAGGTGAAGGTAGTTACTATGGTTTCAACCAGGAATGGAAAAACAGCGGAAGGGGATCGCTAGACTTTCATTCAGGGATAGAAAATAGCGGAGGGCAGTCGCTATATATTTTGAACTTAAGAATTGCTCCTGGCAAGAGTGTGGAATGATTCTGGAGAAGCGGAGCGCTCGCCTACAAGCTTTCTGAAAGAAAGCTACATCGGAAGCATATTCTGTGTGGCCGGATTCTTACCTTATATAAGTTTAATAAAGAAATCTGGGCGCAACAGTGATCGGAAGAACATTTCACACGGCTGCCTGATTGTGCATTCACGGGTTCTTCCAATGTTGTGTGCATCAAAGTTCAGCTTCATCTTGATTCGCCTAATTTCCCCATCCAAGGATGAATAGTGGCGTAGAAACTCGCTGGCTTTCCATCCATCCGGATGACATATAGAAAGGGTGCATGCCTACAATGCAGCGTAAATTCAATCTGCTCCTAACGTTGTTCAGTCTGATCGGAGGGGTGATCGGCTTCGCGATCGGAGAGTGGCTGCTTGCTGAACTGGGCGGGCGGTGGCCTAATCTGCTGATCATAGGTCTATATTTCGGAATCCTGGCTTTGTCCGTGGGACTCTCCTGCCTGATTGCGGAGATGATTCTACCGCGGCTGAACGGTGCCTCCTGGCGTCAGCGCTATGTGGGTGCTTCGTGGAAGCTGCTTGTTCCTGCCACCTTGGTGCTCCTGTTCGTGGTCTCTTTGGCGCTGGAGTTCGTCTATGAGCTGAATGGCGGCGGCGTGAAGCAGGTCAAGGACATCGCCATGGTGATTGACAGTTCGGGGAGCATGCAGCAGAACGATCCGAAGAATGACCGTTATGAAGCGGCCAAGAAGCTCGTGGACAAGATGGATGGGGACAAAAGAGTGGCTGTGATTACATTCAGCGATGGCGCGAATATCGTGCAGCCTTTTGTCAGGGTGAATGACCAGGCTGCCAGAGCTAATGTTAAGAACGCCATTGAGAGCATTCCCACAACGGACGGGGGAACCAACATCGGCCTCGCCCTTACCGAGACGATGAAGCATATCACAGACCAGAGCACGGGCGGTCAAGGTACAATGGTTATTTTGCTGTCTGACGGGGTAAGCAGCGTGGATATGGAGAGTACCCTGGCTGAATATAAGAGCCGTCATGTCGCGGTAAATACGGTAGGGCTGAACCTGGTGGATTCCAGCGGTTCGAATCTGCTCAGGACCATTGCTGCGCAGACGGGTGGCAGCTATAGCGATGTGTCTAATGCGGGGAATCTCAGCTTCGTATTCCAGCAGATCTACGACAACATCGGAGACCGGACCCTGGTTACCGAGCGCACTGGTCCTGCGGCGGATAGTACCTATTATGCAATTGTGCGAATTGCAGCGCTTCTTATCATTGGCGTTGCGCTGGGAATCGCGCTGGGGCTGATGTTCGATAACCGGTATCTGGCGCGCAGCTTTGGAATTGGCGGCGCAGTCTCCGGACTGCTGGCTGGTCTTATCCTCGAGCTGGGCCTGAGCGGCCACCCGTATTCCGATATGCTAAGCCGGCTGTCGGCCGATGTGGTGCTTGCCGCGGTCATCACGCTGTTCGCCTGGATCGTGCCGGTCAAGGAGCATCACCGCGCTTCCGGCGGAAGGCTGCGTGCCGGGCAGACCGGGGGTGCGGGAAGCTTTGCCGGGCGGCCAAAAGATACACGAAGCAAGGGGTTTTGATCAGCGTTTAATCAGCTTGAGAAAGTAAATGGTACCGCATAATTATTTATCTTGAGTTCATTCCATAGGAACAGATAAGACATCAAGCATGAGATACAGGAGGCGAAGAGCATGCGGTTGATCGATGGGGATGAATCCTCCGCCCCGGTAATCAGTGAACTGACCCACCGGGTTGATGAAGACAGATGCACCCTGCGCTGGCGCTGGCCGGAAGGTCTTCAGTCCGTCTATATTCATAAGGCACCGGCGGGGCCAGATGCAGGTCTCTCCGAAGAGCTTCCGCCTCTAAGCAGCCTTCGGCTCTATACTCGTGATGAGTACAAGGCCAATAATGGATACCATGACCGGATTCAGGAGATTGGCCAGATTGAATATACGGTTTTTGCCGGCTGGATCGAGCACGGAGAAGTCATCCTGGTCAGGCAGCGTGACGGCAAGAACCGGATTGTGGCTAGTACAGGCAAGGCGAGAATCTACTATTCGGTCCGCGAGAAAAGCGGGCTGTTCAGCAAATTCAAGACCGTGCAGATTACGGTAACCTCGGAGGTCCCGATTGCCAAGGATGTGCTCTGTTATGTGAAGAAGCAGGGCGGCTATCCGGCGAGCAGGGAGGATGGGACGGTCTATCCGTTCGTCACT contains:
- a CDS encoding vWA domain-containing protein, which produces MLPRQKLMLTLLLALSLLLPLTGQVQVVEAAQQSSHIDAVLVVDDSNSMNKSDRNKISNEAMKMFIDMLSAKGDKVGVVAYTDRIQREKALLEIQSPSDKEDLKQFIDGLDRGSYTDIAVGVKEAVKVLKNGADPSHEPMIVVLADGNNDFNKASGRTQQQSDQELNQALAEAKQDGVPVYTIGLNADGKLNKAALGAIAQKTGGKAFVTDTADDLPQILSEIFASHLKLKIVPVQSITANGSYQDVTVNVPNASVLEANISMMSSKPVEVKLYDPSGKEVAIPSGDVLMSKSRTYSLIKLLKPAQGDWKLKVKGIAKDKIDINLVFNYDMELAMDQIPAKTYSKGDKIDINSYLISNGNKIQNTNLYQDMNAVLVVKDLDTGKTTETKLGNTGNHFSGTYEIPDRHAYEIKVRAEEKSFYRETPPVKISAKPGGTGAAANPGAGASASDSDKKPFPTLAVILGVLGLAVVLAALYFLLRMWKKANQGFVGQVVIEIRDENTGEKTYPQYKKLTAFKGKFNLHQLLQLAPELRETEKIIFTPGANDRIVLKNTSPNTIEKSGRAIDATKGLELKGGDRLTIPLIGVDKTIFIEYLV
- a CDS encoding tubulin-like doman-containing protein translates to MKPVVREHIQQLDVSLGGGIVSEKIRVDTIDNPILIIGLGGTGIDALLRLKYQINRRFKLPEDPISKKRQEKPNNVEFLAFETNEQDRGKRYKGIGLDPINEFVLLSNAEIGGLLQNRSILEPYITDWLSPELSITDGMNGAAGVRQAGRLLLFTKINQVVQAIDKKIKTLSVGTNKKLMVFLLTGLSGGTGSGTFLDIAYIVRGIIERDHGSAGIDRVNTLGYLFTPDINLASKSLSEHTREYIKKNGYAALKELDYWMNVDSRGERFRQQYGNILNVNSPLPPFNLCHLISATNTEGKLLENAYDYCMNVTAENITNFMASEEKQSGEEFAIHDYISNIRTNIAQMNKLYPANYEYNIIGASSAVLPIEEMTTYLAFRLFGKMEKMFEKAPTQDDVEKFARKLGIDLDTMVKTFESRVPEPLPGYQNSERLSYNNVVKQQVVNMDTELEQNFLARAREEYIKAKKQLPGEIVGQFTDQIRRLFLHPEQGPFYVSRLIYTEKGFSLLKMLLSYIETLRENLTRIPRDIEAARDQSDEKLGDAKSAFVSKDKKKNAYIEAKINEYWLHADVERTEQMIEFYEDLYDLLNKENTRIYNVFTEILNALNSIFAKNGDILLNGEEQEDHKGNKTYYWNIVSVPDISQVVGSLMESKDVDDLIRDFSQELLDHSNQWIKEQEIDIVSSISEFLTDKFGDLITKSMEDFLLMKYGQDESIEKFVERNIASKLDDEAVPVFHLSNSAGNLYFPSWGFVSVPVQAPSILKGIKNYQNNAVGKSHFTVKESEVKNRIFWLNTKNGVPLFVYTPLKVYEESYERTILDKEGIGRHLVQTDKKNWTYLPSPIPEKSWGDVYANPRVQAYNARVRSEFDQALELKVIAEKGIDQNTSNRYEVVLTKPFNLSDVLRAYDMQVSSNKPNLGEVKRALGELKRLLSQGMEREGSRDIFGSINEDMAKENLIRSPELITRVREELTKYKSIQEQAAALEALLGQHQDEEKWLDQFIEALYTSTITKKGALYVYDRDEEEEAWEPFANLMKSRNFAEFEVYGSFRALDEKSRSTLLRKASRRDAELTASEDIAPLLSKLDELYEAFLDARDRLEYERVELANGEEAYQFYKQMTTKLSDIRRRLK